DNA sequence from the Mus caroli chromosome X, CAROLI_EIJ_v1.1, whole genome shotgun sequence genome:
tttcataaatacataataatctAGGTTTCAGCTTTTTCTAGGACCTGCAGagcctaaaatatttactctctaCACTTCCCTGATTTAGGATCCTTCACATTGGACAACCATATTTTAGCTGATAACCATAAAATAAAGAGGGTAGTATCAGGGGTGGAGAGAGCTCAgtagctaagaacacttgctgctctaccagagttctgttcccagcactgacgTCAGCCTGTTTAGAAATGCCGTTAATGCTGGTTCTaggggaatctaatgccctcttcggTTCCAGCACTCACTTGGCTTATACTAGCACAGACACCTttaaaagaagaggggagaggtgCGATAGGGTTGACTTTGACCTAAACAGAGCCCAGATTTCTAAGACCACAAacgaacaaagaaaaaaaaaagtatttcttatcAGCCTCTCCATCCAAGGTTTTCAATCATTTATTGGATGATGGCCATGTCAATCTTTACTTATCAACAAATCAGTTTAAAGCTGGCTATGAAATCACAAAACCGTTTATGTAGCCTTCATAAGTCCCGCCCCCACCACCTACGACACAAGTATTTCCTGTCTAGTCCCCGGATGTTAGCCTCCGCGTTGGCCTCCGCTTGGGCGGCCTCTTCAGCTGTCACATCCCTGCTACTTCCATGGGACTACCTCAGGTACCATCTTAGACTTTTTTTCCTTCACCTGCTTTCTCTTCCAAAGCCCTGTCTCCTCTAAGTACgccctccccaacttgtttttagGAGCCGGCAGCTTCTTAATCACAATCTTTACCGGAGTCCTCGTTGCTGTCATCTTTTCCTCCGTTGTCATCTGGTGTCGCCCTGGCCATTGCAGTCTGAGTAGACATTATCTTCATTATCCCAGGTCAGTCAAGGCCTTGTTGAGGTACCTACTAGTGTCATGTCTACCACAAGGGATCAAGATCCAGCCATAGAGAGCCGAGACAACCCACTAACTCTTGAGGGAGAGTGGGTACAGGAAGCTTTAGAGAGTAGTGCAGTAGACCTAGATGGGTCCTCTGCCACACCTGAATCTGAAGAAGTAGTGGTCGATTGTCCTAGAGAGGTGGAGGAAGTTGGGGCCGGAATCCCAGAGGAAGAGGGTGACAGGGGAGACAGTGTGGATGTTGAGGAAGACTCGGAGATTGAAGCTGttgctgaggaggaggaagaaggtgaggaggaggaagaaggtgtTCAAGCAGGTCAAAATGTTGTGGTGGATGCCCATCATTTCCCAATGGCTGGCTTCCGATTTATGTTTCTGGATTTGGTCCATGCCATTCTCAATCGTGTCTATTACAACGACCACATCCTGGCTAGAGACCCTCGAAATGAGATGGACTCACCTAACACTTCCGAATCTGACAACTCAAATGAGCGCCAAACACCACCCGAGCCTATCCCATCAACAGTGAGGGCCGCAGAGTATGTGCATCAGGGCCCAGACCTTCCTGAGGTTATCGCCACATTTCCAGAGCTGGAGGAGCCTGCTGCCTTCGAGGAAGCAGCAGATCATTACCTGCAGGAGACAACAGGTGGGGCAGCAGGGCAGGCAATAGAAGAGATGGCagaagcagcagtagcagcagcagtagcagcagcagcagcagcagaggtggcagaggcagcagaggcgGCAGAGGCGGCAGAGGCGGCAGAGGCGGCAGAGGCGGCAGAAGAAGAGACAGCAAAGGAAATCATAGAGCAAGCCATGGCCTCAGAGGGTAAGGAAACAAGGCCTATGTCCTATTTGAGCCAAACGGTACTGGGCAGGGATGGGGAGGCAGGAAATAAGAGCAAAAACTGTCACTGTGAGGGAGGGAGGTTGCAACTCTGGCTGAGGCTGCTTCTTCAGTAGGCCTAAACAATTGACTCTGCTCAGTGCTGGCCTCTGGTGGGGAAAGTTGGGTGGGTAGTGCACTGAAGGTCAAAGGTAGCTGGTTAAAAATCTggttttttgttgtcattgtttttgcattggttcatttgttttagcctgggttggcctggaactctccatAAAGTACAAATTGACCTTCACTCACAATTCCCTGCCTCTGCTGGctactgagtgctggaatcatagGCCTATGTCACCAGACCAGTTCTATGACATCTTTTACAGGTGTTTGTTTTGTGGCAGTCTTACATAGgctaggttggccttgagctcactctgtagccaaggtgCCCAAAACAGAGCTTGGGAGCTAATAGAAGGGAAGGCTAgcaacaaaagaacaagaaaatgggATTCCTCATTTTGAGtttatggtttttaaaagtataaaagttCTCTGAAAGTCGATTCCCTGCATTAAGGAAGTAAAAGAGTACTTTGGGAGCACTTGCTGGGAAGGGAAGTGTTCTTATTCATGACTTGGGAAAATTCATTATGGAATTTATATTTGAGGCAAACAAGTATCTTCCTACCCATGTTCCACCTGAGGTGTAATGGAtgcttctgatgtcttcttcaaaggagaagaaatgaacaTCACTGCATGGAATATTTGctaggaaaggggacaatgtCACTAGAGAAATGGGCAGGTGGCAGAAGTGTAAGGGTCAGGGAAGCATAGCATGAACACTAAGAAGGTACTATTTTTCTAGTTACTCGTGTCTCCCTGTTTCTCACAAAAGTAGATGTGTATGGTACTATTGATTGGGAAATAAGCAAATTTTTTCCTCTGTGATTTGTAATGATCTTTACTAAATAAATAGGTGAAAACTGTTGTGCTAGACAGTATGAAGAAGACAAGACGAttgatgaggaggaagaaaaaggagaagaaaagaaaaacgaagAAGCACTTGATGAAATGGACCCAGATGCAGCAAACTACTCCACCAACAAATTcaggtttctgtgtatagcttTGAGTATCAATCGCCATTCCTATAGCTATTTataacctttttctttttaaattctaattaattgaggaaagctttatttttgaattcaaaaaaattcaatttaactTTCTTAGGATATGACTAAATAGTCATGTACCTACTCATCTAAAATATGGTGTGATTTTTGTGGCTGTCCCTCACTTATTCTGACTTTATACCTGCATCAGATCTAGATGAATATCTGTTTAGAGAAAAATTGTCTGAAGTAACAGTGGTAATGGCTGGGCCAGGCACTAATTGAATCCCCAGTGCTTGACCACAGTTATGCAGTCATCTATACTGCAACATAGGAAATAACACCTTTAACATCAGTACAGACAAATGGTAAAAATGTTACACACTTCAAGTAAGATCATTTCTAAATATTCATTTAGctgtgatattttatattttaaaccaGTCAAAAAAAATTGAGTCCTATTATGATCATTTAGTACCAAAttgataattaaaatgtaagGAATATCTctttaaatgattaatttttctcctcttttttttcacAGCTGAGTGCTCCATAAAATATGTGGAAGCAAAGGTCCGGGAAGGTAAGGAAGCATCATTTGTGGAGCTAGCACTGGCTTTTATAGCTCAAGGACTTTCTTTACATGCCAACAGAGCCTTTCAAGCAGAATATACAAGACTGAGGTCTTTGATCACTGGGTTGGTGGAGTGTGGAGTGAACATGTGCAGgactctgagttcaaatctcaggaGCTGaccacatgcttgtgtgtgtgtgtgtgtgtgtgtgtgaaggacagACTCATAGCCAAAAAGTTGGTGTAATCACATGATCAGTCACACAAGCACCCTGATAGCCATGGGTTTGATTCATAAGAGGAAAGCATgtggttcttttgtgattgttgAGATATAGCACAAACACAGCAGGCATGCACAAGTACTGAAATCATTTTCTTGAATGTAGGAGGCAGATTAATCATGTAtggttttccattttctctcatagttaagaagaaggaaggtttACTGAAGTTCACCCAATTTACGCTTTCCACTTCTTAGAAGCCGGACAAAGTTTCAACAGTGACCTCATCCTAAAGTTCATTAGCTAATAGCGAAATTCCTCCTCCTCAATTTAACATGGTTCCTTCAAGTTCCAAATGAAACAATGtcatttgataaaataaaacataggcATGATTTGTTGACAACACTGTAATTCTATTTTACTGCTTTCATGTTCATTTGACAGGGATAACTTTGCAGTATTTCATACTTATTTTAAGTCTTTTATTGCAgcacaataattaaaataacaagcttaaaacaattttatagaCAGTAAGATGAAGTTTAAGGCATTAGTTAAAACTCCATCATACTATCCAGTTATGCATGCATTTTCTCTTACCTGTTACAGATATATTTGACAATATTTGATAAAGCAAAGAACATTGTATAGCAATATTGGTAGTTTTTATTTAGATAAATGCTCTTAACTCATTTCTACTTTTTACTTCTTTGGTCACATTACTTTCACTGTAAGGCAAacttatttaagtttttattgtaattcaaatgaaattaaatgtcAATTTTACAACAATTTTTATATGAGATGGCAAGGCTTTAATGTTTTGTACTCTCCTACATGAGTACTCTTGTGTacctattaaatattttaaatacagctAGTCTGATTTGACATATGCTGTGTGAAAAACAATGTACAATATCTTATTGACTACATGCCCAAATGACAACCTATAGGGCTaattttttaatatcattttattatatttttcaatataagCTTTTTAGTTATTTAAGGATTTCAAGGGGCTTTTCAAAagattgttttacatttttatttatgtgtgagtatatCAGTGTGTTGATGGGTGTCCATACAGACCAGAAGGAGGTGCTGGATcctttggagctagagttacaagagCTGTACTAGTTGGGAAAAGAACCCCAGTCCTCGGAAGAGTAGCAAAGGCGCTTAAGTGCTGAGTTAACGCTGAAATGCCTTTTGATTGTTTCCTTTATCAGAAtgtcttctttatattttctcattagtTAGATTTAAGCTACtcgggtttttttcttttttttaattagatattttcttcatttacatttcaaatgctatccccaaagccccctataccctcccccctggccctgcgcccctacccacccactcccgattcctggccctggcattcccctacactggggcatataatcttcgctagaccaagggcttctcctcccattgatggccgactaggccatcctctgctacatatgcagctcgagaCACAAGCTCTGATCCTTGGTATCATCTGCTTTGtggcatccttttttttttaaatatttttattacatattttcctcaattacatttccaatactatcccaaaagtcccccatagcgcccccccacttccctacccacccattcccattcttttggccctggcattcccctatgctttGTGGcatccttttctcttctgccccAACTTGTGGAATAAAGTCTGGGTTTTTGGTTCCTGAGATTATACACCTGTCTTCCCGTGGGGATTCTCAGGTGGTACTAAATAGAATGCTAACCTATAGATTATCTCCTCTACAGCACCTACTCTGCCCAGCCCCCTCCACTACCTTAGTCTTCTCTTCCTAACTCAGCCCTTACTCTTTTGCCCCTTCTGTTCTATCAGGCCCCTATTCCCCTTTAGCTCTCTTCATTACTGCAGCTCCATCTCTTACCTTAGCCTCTCAACACTTTTTCCCCTTTGGGCCTCTCTTCCCCTCAGCCCCTACGTCTCACCCCACCCCTTGCCTTATTTCAAGGAACTCTACAAAGACAATGGAAGTAATGAAAACaatcagacaaaagaaaaaggggacctctttttaaaaactattaacaAATTGTTATTACTCAAACTTAGTAGCTGTGTTCTACCTGGGCCAATATCTGTTAGTAACCAGAGCAGCTTGAGCCAGGCACTGGTTGGCTCCAGTTATACAGTTAGTCTCCTGTAGTGACTAGAAGAAGATGATGCCTAAATATTAATtgatcaattttatatttttgtcattgCCTTAAAACTACCACTAAATTGGTAATTAAGTTTTACTTTTTGTCTTGTTTATAAGTCTACTTCAGGAACCAGGAAGTGTTTTGTActcttttttattcagtttttgttAACATATCtgtgttttgtgacagggtcttgctattcAGGCCAgaatggcctgaaactcactgtatagaccatgTTGATATCAAATTTACAAAAGCACTCCCATCTTAGACACtgaagtactggaattacaagtgcaAATATCCATGACcggcttcctttttaaaattttattattcctGCCCTCATATTTTCAGTTGTGTAATTCCTAATACATTGTTTCTTTCCCATCTTCCTCCCAGAATACCCTCTCTACATTCCTTCCTTGCCTTCATGTCTTCCtcctatttgttgttgttgttataatcAAAATCTTTAAGATTGGGAGGtttatgtaaatatctaataaaaaaataaagaaaaaaaagcaatcacCTAGTGttaggaaaggagggaaggatgtTGGTGTCACATCGCTGAAACCACAGATGGATAAGCACTGTGACATAGTAATATGCAAGCTACAAAAGGAAAACATGTCCTCCTTTGGTTAATTCAGTCCACAGATGTAGAGGATCTTTGGAGCTGCCTAGTTCTGTTTAGAGAGTCATTGAGGCTGCTTGACGTTTAGTTACTCCATTTTCTTTCAACTGATTCTGGAGTCAGGAGAGACCAAAGTAAGAAGGAATAGGAAGAAATGCTGCTTTCTCTTGATGGGTGGAGGGATTTTCAGTTTTCAGAAGGCCTCAGAACTTTTAACACTGATATCGTTTTGCTTTTCATCACTCAAAAGTGGCGTTCCATGGCATATGTCATTTCTCCTTCCTGTTGGATATACATCTCACAGTGTTTggtaatgttaaaaataaatttttaaaaaaagagagaaatactgTCAGGTTTCATTTACATAATCTTGATTAAAATCTGTGGTTTCCTTCTGggcatttttaatttcattgaaaAGTGAActtgttttaaattactttatgtagcccaaagaaattaaaatgtcatgcttaaaacaattttttttgtgtaaagaggcagatggaggcaAGCCTACACTAATCGCTGAGGAGCTACTTGGATATTAGATGTACTCTTTGGAGTGTAATTTTCAAATGAGCAGTTAAAGTTAGCATACAAAatgatatgttttgttttttcattagttattttctttatttacatttaaatgttatcccctttcctagtttcctctctgaaaaccccctatcaccaccccccttcccctgctcccctacccacccactcctggcttcctggccctggcattcccctacactggggcatataatcttcgctagaccaagggcctctcctcccattggtggctgactaggccatcctctgctacatatgcagctagagacacaagctctggggggtactggttagttcatattgttgttcttcctatagggttgcagaaccctttagctccttgggtactttctctagctcctccattgggagccctgtgttccatccaattaattactgtgagcatccacttctgtatttgtcaggcactggcatagcctcacaagagagctatgtcagggtcctgtcagcaaaatcttgctggcatctgcaatagtgtctgggtttggtggttgtttatgggatagatccctgggtggggtgtctctggatggtccttccttctgtctcagctccaaactttgtctctgtaactccttccatgggtattttgtttcccccttctaagaaggaacaaagtatccacacttccatcttccttcttcttgattttcatgttttgcaaattgtatctgggtattctgagcttctgggctaatatccacttatcagtgcgtacatatgagttcttttgtgattgggttacctcactcaggatgatgccctccaggtccatccatttgcctaggaatttcataaattcattctttttaataNNNNNNNNNNNNNNNNNNNNNNNNNNNNNNNNNNNNNNNNNNNNNNNNNNNNNNNNNNNNNNNNNNNNNNNNNNNNNNNNNNNNNNNNNNNNNNNNNNNNNNNNNNNNNNNNNNNNNNNNNNNNNNNNNNNNNNNNNNNNNNNNNNNNNNNNNNNNNNNNNNNNNNNNNNNNNNNNNNNNNNNNNNNNNNNNNNNNNNNNNNNNNNNNNNNNNNNNNNNNNNNNNNNNNNNNNNNNNNNNNNNNNNNNNNNNNNNNNNNNNNNNNNNNNNNNNNNNNNNNNNNNNNNNNNNNNNNNNNNNNNNNNNNNNNNNNNNNNNNNNNNNNNNNNNNNNNNNNNNNNNNNNNNNNNNNNNNNNNNNNNNNNNNNNNNNNNNNNNNNNNNNNNNNNNNNNNNNNNNNNNNNNNNNNNNNNNNNNNNNNNNNNNNNNNNNNNNNNNNNNNNNNNNNNNNNNNNNNNNNNNNNNNNNNNNNNNNNNNNNNNNNNNNNNNNNNNNNNNNNNNNNNNNNNNNNNNNNNNNNNNNNNNNNNNNNNNNNNNNNNNNNNNNNNNNNNNNNNNNNNNNNNNNNNNNNNNNNNNNNNNNNNNNNNNNNNNNNNNNNNNNNNNNNNNNNNNNNNNNNNNNNNNNNNNNNNNNNNNNNNNNNNNNNNNNNNNNNNNNNNNNNNNNNNNNNNNNNNNNNNNNNNNNNNNNNNNNNNNNNNNNNNNNNNNNNNNNNNNNNNNNNNNNNNNNNNNNNNNNNNNNNNNNNNNNNNNNNNNNNNNNNNNNNNNNNNNNNNNNNNNNNNNNNNNNNNNNNNNNNNNNNNNNNNNNNNNNNNNNNNNNNNNNNNNNNNNNNNNNNNNNNNNNNNNNNNNNNNNNNNNNNNNNNNNAGAAATATATGGAACTCTTCATgaatttgtgtgtcatccttgcACAGAGACCATGCTAATAttattccaattttagtatatgtgctgccaaagtgggcactggttgatttttttttttttttttttagctattttgGATAGGGCAGCagtaaatatgtatgtgcatacatctCTGTGGACTGTTGACTTGGAGTGTTTTGAGTGTATCTCTGTAACTAGTAGAGTTGAGTATTtggtatttctattttgtgggttTGTTCGTCTGTTTGTTTTGGAGGAACCTCCACAACAATTTTCCTATCAGCTATACTAGTTTACATTCCTCTGGGCAGTATATAAAAGCTGCTCTTTTTCTATATCATTGCCAATATTTATCATTTGTCTTCTTCATAATAGCCATTCCAACTAGGGTGAGAGGCAATCTCAAAACTACCTTTCCTGTTTCATAAGGATACTGAAcactattttcaaatatttatagagcatttatattttttcttttgagaaatgcttATTCATTACAATAACTCCTTTGTTGGAAAGACAGTTTTTGGTTGCCAAATCATTCCAGGTTtctatatattctagatattaatctgATGTATAGGTGAAAAATTTTCTCATTGTTTAGGTTGTCTCTTCCCCCTAGTGATTGTTACctctgtgattaaaaaaacaatttttaatttcatgcaaACCATTTGTCATTTTGGGGATTCTTTGGTATGCTATTAGAGTCCCATTCAGAAATTCCCTGCCTGTAATAATGTGAAGTGCTTTACCTTAGATTTTCCTCTTGCAGTTTCAAAGCTTTATGTCCTAAACTATGGTCTTTTATAGATCTTGTATTGATTTTATTCAGGGTGATAGGTAGGGATATAGCTTTATTCTATGTGTGGATGTCCAATGTAAGAaagtgctatttatttatttatttatttatttatttatttatttatttatttgagactcGGCCTCACTaaatagccctggatgtcctggagatCATTATATGGAGCATGATGGTCTCACACTCACAGAAcatcctgcttctgtttccccagtgctagaattaaagatgtgtgggaGAAGGCCCAGTCTTCCCTTATTTCTTGAATCTAAGAGATGTAAGTATTGCTTGACTTTGCTTCCTGAGAGTACATCTAAGTTGGGGGCCAAGAATGGTAATCTGTGACTGTCTTCTGGATAGTAGGTGCAGGTTAAGTATGTAGTATTTGTCTTTCAGCTAGTCTTGTACAGCCCTTTTCAAATTTCACACATTGGAATTTTCCTATATCTTAAACAGGAGGCCCAATTAAACATATCTCCTTTGTGTTATTAGTCAGGTTTGGGTTAAGTCATTCCTACTCCAGTATAAATAACCTGCCCTGCATGTATGAATATTTACCAGTCCTGACCTAGGTTCAAAAGGTGACTGGCATTTACTAAAACCAGTATTTCGAGACATGATTTTTTTCCACCTGAAGGGCTTCTCTATGGTTAGTTCCCATATTATTCCTCCCCATTCCCAAGGCCCATTGTGGCCTTAACTCCTTGTCCTTCCATTCCTCACTTTCATGAAGAAGTCCATGGATGACAAGTGTTTAAGATAAGACCAATGGATTGCCTCACAATAGTTCTGTCCTCTGGCCACTCATCCATAGGTTGTCACTACCGAGACCATATCCAAAAGGAATTGCAGTCTGTTTTACTGGTGTTTGCAGTTCCATCACATATGATGAGGTCTGAGGAGTGATTCATGGTTGGTCTATTTCCAAGTAGCATCACCTGGAGGAGATAGTATAGGTCTCCTCTTGGCCTCTTAAGGGGACAGTAAGTTATAGTGataggtgttgaagtctccctgGAACAAGATTGCACTCCATACTAATTTATGTGACAGACTCAGAGAGACTTAGTGGGGACTAATTCAAATGCATATCCATGGGATTAAGAAGGACATCAGGAGGCTGAGTAGGAGTTGAGGCATTGTCCCCATTTCTAGGTAGTTTTGAAAGACCCACAGCATTAGGACttccccacattctgactcaggagaggcaacaccccaaatcactcacaagaagcaatcttgatgcaaactgcaagaggtttattcgggaaagaccagtgcactggggacgactggtatcccacgcaggggtagaggagttgaccacgagctcaaggggtaaggggtttataaagacaaaaactgcgaacacctggcattgggctatagaaaggcaaaaaccgcaaacacctggcatcctggaacaatggggctattttggacacaggtctaggggcttaaataattttttactctctGCCAGGACCTTTTATTCCCCACTTCCTCTAGTtactagttctaatcttagaactgcACTTCAATCTCTTCTTCAAGGTTCTGCAGAGACTGGCACTGTTGTCTCAGCACCAACAGCTGGACTGCACTAATCCTTTCTCTTACAAAGGTCACTAACCTATTAAGAATCAGCGGGCCAAACATTAGCAGCAAAAAGGTCCCATCAAAGTGGAAATGAGGATGGTTCCTGCATTAGTCATGGCACACGGTACACAGTTCCTGACTACGGCCTCTGCTACATCAGAGATTCCCAAAACATAATCGTTGGAAGACTTAACCAAAGTCTGTAGATGCTTGGCCCCTAGATGGGTTAATTGATGTAAATCAGTAACatatctctttccttcttttggggGCAAAATCACTTTTCCATCTTTAGCTTTTCTCAGGCCATAGGGATTTTCAAACTCGAAGcctaatttattcatttgttgataGTCTTCTGGGGTGTAATTGAAGCTAAGAACGATAGGGGTTTTCAAACTGATTATGCCAGGTTTTCACTGTGAGGACCATAGGTCCTTGTGCCACTTTTTTGGCTTCTTGTTCAGCCATCTGATTACCTCTAGCCACAGGGTCTCGGCCTCTTTGATGTCCTGGACAGTGTATGATGGCCACTTTGGCTGGCATGTGAATAGCCTCAAGGAGACTCAGaatctcctctttatttttaatatctttgccTGCCGACATCAACAACCCCCTCTGCCTGTAGTTGATGCCGTGGACATGGGTGGtagcaaaagcatacctgctatcGGTGTAGATATTAATAGGCCGTCCCTCAGCCATCCTAAGGGCCTGGGTCAGGGCAATTAACTCAGCTTTCTGGGTCAACGTACCCTCTGGCAGGCTGCTGGCCCACACCACATATTTGCCATCTACCACCGCTGCCCCTGCCATCCTTTTACCCTCCACCAAAAAGCTGCTTCCGTTTGTATACCAGTTTGGAATGCCTGGCCATGGCCGATCACGCAGATCACTCCAGACCCTTGTTTCTTCCGCAAGGATGTCAGCACAGCAATGGATGGGCGAGGAGTCTTCTGTCTCAGGTAGGAGGGTAGCAGAGTTGAGGATAGCAGGAGGAGCAAACATTAACTGCTCAGTCAGCAACAGACTCTGCTAATGAGTCATTCGGGCATTGGTCATCCATCTGTCTGGGGACTGgtggataatgctttcaagagagtGGAGGAGCACCACAATTATGCCACGGGCCTCTTCCATGGCCCTAGAGTCTGAGTAAGAACCCCTCTGGCCACTTCTGCCCTTTCATCAATGTAAAGGGTGAAGGGCTTGGTTAAATCTGGCAGTGTCAAGGCCAGTGCAGTCAACAGGGCCTCCTTAATATCCTCAAATGCTTTCTGATGTTCTGATATAGTCAGGGGATACAGGGGAGCAGCCAGTGTTGCAAACCCAGGTATCCAAAGTCTGCAGAACCCAGCTGTGCCCAAGAGTTCTCTCACCTGCCTTGGAGTAGCCGGCACTGGTATCTGAGTCACAGTCTTTTTTCTAGCCTCCGTCAGCCACCGCTTCCCATCCCGAAGACTGTATCCCAGATAGACAACTTCCGTTCGACACAACTGGATCTTTTTGGCAGAGGCCCGGTACCCCAACTCACCCAGTTCAGCTAACAGTCTCTTAGTCCCTTGCCTGCATTCCTGCTCCGAGGTCGCAGCAAGGAGTAGATCATTAAGGTATTGAAGCAGAGTCACTGGGGGTTTTCAGCTTGGAAGGAGGCCAAATCTCGATGCAGAGCCTCATTGAAAAGGGTGGAGGAGTTCTTGAACCCCTGGGGTAACTGCATCCAGGTCATTTGTCCAGTTTGTCCAGTTTCAGGGTCTCTCCACTCAAAGGCTGACTGGAGGGATGTAACTTTAagcagaagaaagcatcttttaaatcaaGTATTGTGTACCATTTTTGTTCTGGGGGAGCAAGCTGAGGAGGTTAGAGGAATTAGGAACAGTTGGGTGAATGTCTTGGACCCTCTTGTTGACCTCTCTCAGATGTTGGACTGGTCGATGGTCACTCATGCTGGGTTTCTTTACCAGCAACAGAGGGGTATTCCAGGGCGACTGACAAGGCACCAAAATACCTTGTTGTAATAGTCTCTGAATATGTGGCCTAATTCCATCCCTAGCCTCGTGGCTCATTGGATATTGCTGCACCCCTATAGGAGTAGCATCCATCTTTAGTCCCACaaccacgggggggggggggttactctGACAGCCATCCCCATTTCCCTGATCTCCGCCCATGCCCTAGGGAAGGCTTTCAGCCAGTCTCTTAGGCCTGGCCCCTCTGCTTGCTTTGTACATTCATGCAGGCGATACTCTTCCTCATTGTAGGGCCAGGATCATGGAAGCAGGAGATTCCCAACTTACTCTCAGCCCTTTTTGAGTGAATCTGATCTGGGCCTTCAGTTTAGTCAAAAGGTCTCTCCCCAAAAGCAGTGTGGGACATTCAGGGATGACCAAGAAAGAGTGACTCACTTGTCCTTTGCCTAAGTCTACAGTACGTACAGTGGTCCAAGGG
Encoded proteins:
- the LOC110287102 gene encoding cancer/testis antigen 47A-like; amino-acid sequence: MSTTRDQDPAIESRDNPLTLEGEWVQEALESSAVDLDGSSATPESEEVVVDCPREVEEVGAGIPEEEGDRGDSVDVEEDSEIEAVAEEEEEGEEEEEGVQAGQNVVVDAHHFPMAGFRFMFLDLVHAILNRVYYNDHILARDPRNEMDSPNTSESDNSNERQTPPEPIPSTVRAAEYVHQGPDLPEVIATFPELEEPAAFEEAADHYLQETTGEEMNITAWNIC